The DNA window TCGAAACTGCTGCCATGAATCAGAGATTGAAAAAAATGGGAAATCATGCAGCCAGGGAATTTAATCAACACATCAGCCAGCACATGAAGGAGAAAAAGCATTGAAAAAAATCGAATTAGAACTCAATGAAGCCTCAGATGGTATGCATATTAGACCGGCCTCTGAATTTGTAAAGGTAGCTTCCCGCTTTCCCTGTGAAGTCATGGTAATAAAAGATGATGTGGAAGTAAACGGAAAAAGTATTATGGGTTTAATGATGCTTGCTATTGCCCCAGGAGACAAATTTACGATCACTACAGAAGGGGAAAAGGAAGAAGAAGCAATGGACGCATTAAAAGAAATGATAGAAAAAAACTTCCCAACTTAGGCTTAATATGGAATTTTTCAAACGTTTACATTCGGGAGAACTAAAGTATTATCTTCGAGATTTATATATTTTCCTTTTTAGTGTTTTCATATCTATCGTTCTTGCAGAAACTCTTATATTCAATAGCTCGGAAAAAAATGATGTAGTTGATAAAATTTTTGTTTATATCTATTTTATATTCCCTTTGTTTTCTCTGTCCCTCATAGGTTCTTATGTCTATAGAAGTAGCCGTATCCGTAAAACCGGTAAAGTAAGGAGCATTATTCGTTACCGAATCACTCTTGCATTTATTTTTGTTTCCATACTCCCCTCTATTCCCATTTTTCTCCTTTCCTCCAATGTTGTAGGAAAACTTGTTGAGAGCTTCTATAGAATTGATATATCCGACGCACTGAAATCTGCTGTTCACAACATTAATATGCTCGAAGAAAGGGACAGGCAAATACTGATAAAAAAACTCAGTCTTTTAAAAAAAGAACTCAGAGAAACTGAGATAACAGAAGAACAAATACAAAAAGTAGCTATTGAAATTAAATTGAATGAAATTGAAGATTTATACTTTTGCATTCTATTCAAAGATAAACTGGTGATGGAAAATAAAAGTATTTACAATAACTTGCAGGTCGATGATTTTAAAGATAGCCCGAGACCCTCTTTCCAGATTGCGAACCTTTATAAAACAGGTATTGCTTATGTACTGGTTAAAACTAAAATTGATAACACTGACTATTCGGTTTTAGTTGGAAAGCGAGTTCATAAAGGAAATGAAAGTACCGTCTATAATACTATCTTTACCGAACAGTCTTACAACGCGACCAATCTCTGGAAATCCAAGGTACCCTTTACCCTGCGTTTATCTCTCGGAATTTTTACTATCATCATTTTTGGTATTTCCATCCTACTCTCTTTTATTATGGCAAGACAAATTTCGCGCCCTATCGTACAATTGGCTTACGCAACCCAGATGGTTTCCAAGGGAGAAACCGATGTATTTCTAAACTTGAAAGAAGAAGGGGAAATGGGAATCCTTATAGATTCTTTCAATCAAATGACCCGGGACTTAAAAACCAAAAATGAAGAGATCATCCATATCCAGAGAATTGCTGCCTGGAAAGAAGTAGCCCAGAGGATGGCCCACGAAATAAAAAACCCTTTAACGCCAATTCAACTCTCTGCTGAAAGAATTCGCAAAAAACTGGATAGTCAGGATAAAGAAAGCTTTCGAAATGTTGTATTAGATGGAACAAATACAATCATCGGACAGGTAAAGGTTCTGGAGCATCTGGTAAAAGAGTTTTCTGAATTTGCCAGGATGCCCACACCCATTCTCGTTAACCAGCCTCTAAATCCTTTGATCGAAGAAGCAGTAAACCTGTTCAAGGATACACCCAACATTCGGTTTGAACTAAATCTTTCCAGAAATCTTCCCGAAGTTTTTATTGATAGAAAACTCTTTTTAGGCGTCATCAATAATTTAATAAAAAATGCAGTGGAGGCCATTCAAAACTCCATGATAGAACTGGAAATTACTGAATTTCAGGGAATCATTCGCTTAAGAACCCGATTAGAAAAAAAATATCTGCATAAATATGTGGTTTTAAGTGTAGAAGATAACGGACCCGGCATTCCGATGCATATTCGTCAGAAAATCTTTGAACCCTATTTTTCCACCAAAGAAAGTCACGGAACAGGAATCGGTCTCGCAATCGTTAAAAAAACAGTCTTTGATCACCAGGGAAGAATCAGTATTGAAAATACTTCTCTGGGTGGAGGCCATTTTAAAATCGAGTTGCCAATAGCCAATTCTTCAAAATAGAATAATCAATGAGGTAGGGAAAGGGTGAAAAAATCAAAAATATATATAGTAGACGATGAAAGAGAAATTAGAAAAACTCTCCGGAATATCCTTGAAGATGAAAACTTTGAAGTAGATGACTTCGCCAATGGTAAAACTCTCCTCAAAGTACTACCTAAGGAAAGGCCCTCCCTGCTTCTTTTAGACGTCTGGCTCGGAAAAGATGATGGACTCGATGTTTTAGAAGAATGTAAAAAAATCTATCCTACTTTGCCGGTTGTAATGATTTC is part of the Leptospiraceae bacterium genome and encodes:
- a CDS encoding HPr family phosphocarrier protein, translating into MHIRPASEFVKVASRFPCEVMVIKDDVEVNGKSIMGLMMLAIAPGDKFTITTEGEKEEEAMDALKEMIEKNFPT
- a CDS encoding HAMP domain-containing protein; its protein translation is MEFFKRLHSGELKYYLRDLYIFLFSVFISIVLAETLIFNSSEKNDVVDKIFVYIYFIFPLFSLSLIGSYVYRSSRIRKTGKVRSIIRYRITLAFIFVSILPSIPIFLLSSNVVGKLVESFYRIDISDALKSAVHNINMLEERDRQILIKKLSLLKKELRETEITEEQIQKVAIEIKLNEIEDLYFCILFKDKLVMENKSIYNNLQVDDFKDSPRPSFQIANLYKTGIAYVLVKTKIDNTDYSVLVGKRVHKGNESTVYNTIFTEQSYNATNLWKSKVPFTLRLSLGIFTIIIFGISILLSFIMARQISRPIVQLAYATQMVSKGETDVFLNLKEEGEMGILIDSFNQMTRDLKTKNEEIIHIQRIAAWKEVAQRMAHEIKNPLTPIQLSAERIRKKLDSQDKESFRNVVLDGTNTIIGQVKVLEHLVKEFSEFARMPTPILVNQPLNPLIEEAVNLFKDTPNIRFELNLSRNLPEVFIDRKLFLGVINNLIKNAVEAIQNSMIELEITEFQGIIRLRTRLEKKYLHKYVVLSVEDNGPGIPMHIRQKIFEPYFSTKESHGTGIGLAIVKKTVFDHQGRISIENTSLGGGHFKIELPIANSSK